The following coding sequences are from one Gossypium raimondii isolate GPD5lz chromosome 4, ASM2569854v1, whole genome shotgun sequence window:
- the LOC105779316 gene encoding UDP-glucose 4-epimerase 2 → MAKNILVTGGAGFIGSHTVLELLLGGYNAVVVDNLNNSSDVAITRVKELAGQYGNNLYFHQLDLRDKPALQNVFTERKIDAVIHFAGLKAVGESMKKPLMYYSNNIVGAITLLEVMEAYGCKNLVFSSSATVYGWPKEVPCREEFPVSAINPYGRTKPIIEEICRDIQHADPEWKIISLRYFNPVGAHQSGYIGEHPRGTPTNLMPYMQQVAVGKRPALTIFGNDYSTKDGTCIRDYIHVVDLAQGHIAALRKLSDPKLACEVYNLGSGKGTSVLEMVAAFEKACGKKIPLVIAARRPGDAEILYASTEKAERELNWKAKYSIEDMCRDQWNWANNNPIGYQSPEKKAHNITCLNSPNF, encoded by the coding sequence ATGGCAAAGAACATTTTGGTGACTGGTGGTGCTGGTTTTATTGGAAGCCACACTGTGCTAGAGCTACTACTGGGAGGCTACAATGCAGTGGTGGTGGACAATCTCAACAATTCCTCTGACGTTGCCATCACGAGAGTCAAAGAGCTCGCCGGCCAGTACGGCAACAACCTTTATTTTCACCAGCTTGACCTTCGAGACAAACCTGCGCTGCAAAATGTATTTACGGAAAGAAAAATCGATGCTGTCATACACTTTGCTGGATTGAAAGCCGTAGGTGAAAGCATGAAGAAACCATTGATGTATTACAGCAACAATATCGTTGGAGCAATCACGTTGTTGGAAGTAATGGAAGCCTATGGATGCAAAAATCTAGTATTTTCATCATCAGCTACCGTCTACGGTTGGCCAAAGGAGGTTCCATGTAGAGAAGAGTTCCCTGTGTCTGCTATCAATCCTTATGGAAGAACCAAGCCTATAATTGAAGAGATTTGTAGGGACATACAACATGCAGACCCAGAGTGGAAGATCATATCGCTGAGATACTTTAACCCTGTTGGTGCACATCAAAGTGGCTATATCGGAGAACATCCCCGTGGAACTCCAACCAATCTCATGCCTTACATGCAGCAAGTTGCAGTTGGGAAACGACCTGCCTTGACTATCTTCGGGAACGATTATTCCACCAAAGATGGCACTTGCATACGTGATTATATCCATGTTGTTGATTTAGCACAAGGTCATATCGCTGCACTGCGAAAACTATCTGATCCGAAACTAGCCTGTGAAGTCTACAACTTGGGAAGTGGGAAAGGAACATCAGTTTTGGAGATGGTTGCTGCATTTGAAAAGGCATGTGGGAAGAAAATTCCTCTTGTTATTGCTGCCAGGCGACCCGGTGATGCTGAAATACTTTATGCTTCTACTGAAAAGGCAGAGCGTGAGCTGAACTGGAAAGCCAAATACAGCATTGAGGACATGTGCAGGGATCAATGGAACTGGGCCAACAACAACCCTATTGGTTACCAATCTCCTGAGAAAAAAGCCCACAACATTACATGCTTAAATTCACCCAACTTCTAG